From a single Apium graveolens cultivar Ventura chromosome 2, ASM990537v1, whole genome shotgun sequence genomic region:
- the LOC141687804 gene encoding uncharacterized protein LOC141687804 has protein sequence MGRTWIHAFKAVLSTYHMVLKFLTRNGVGEAKGDQKMARSCYVAALRPDGTGVSDVFAWIIANIPGIDPNLITHRLNVDPTRKVVKQKKRTYAPDRLEAIKHEVKKLLEAGFIEEVQFPEWLANPNAGDTYQRLLNKIFIHLTGKIMEVYIDDMLVKILSKADHISRIGEAFEVLRHHKMMLNPTKCAFGVGYEIFFGSHGL, from the exons ATGGGTAGAACATGGATTCATGCGTTTAAGGCCGTGCTCTCAACCTACCATATGGTACTGAAGTTCCTAACTAGGAACGGTGTTGGAGAGGCAAAAGGAGATCAGAAAATGGCCCGCAGTTGCTATGTTGCAGCACTTAGGCCTGATGGAACCGGGGTCAG tgatgtgtttgcttggaTAATAGCTAATATTCCTGGGATTGACCCGAACCTTATAACTCATAGGTTGAATGTTGACCCTACTCGTAAGGTTGTGAAGCAGAAAAAGAGAACCTATGCCCCTGATAGGCTGGAAGCCATTAAACACGAGGTCAAAAAGCTCTTAGAAGCTGGATTCATTGAGGAAGTGCAATTCCCTGAGTGGTTGGCCAACCCC aatgcaggagaTACTTACCAAAGGTTGTTAAATAAGATATTTATCCATCTAACTGGGAAGATCATGGAGGTCtatattgatgacatgttagtaAAAATCCTAAGCAAGGCCGATCATATTAGTCGCATCGGAGAAGCATTTGAAGTGCTcaggcaccacaagatgatgttaaaccccaCCAAGTGTGCTTTTGGTGTTGGGTATGAAATTTTTTTTGGGTCACATGGTCTCTAA
- the LOC141687851 gene encoding uncharacterized protein LOC141687851 — protein MKRLRHLEAEEALKEVNKGISGQHLGGRALTHKLTRLGFYWPTMLADAKAYVKKLSGQRKFIVVAIDYFTKWIEAKELAKITIKQITQFFWENVICRFGIPYIIVMDNGRQFDKTEFKEYYDDNNIELHFTSVAYPQANEQEEVVNRIILDGLKKRVERSRNTWADELLLILWAYCTTCKVTIEATPFMLAYGAEADPSRSPMDHPGSKLMNQRPTKKA, from the exons ATGAAGCGCTTGAGACATCTTGAAGCAGAGGAGGCACTTAAAGAAGTCAATAAAGGGATTagtggacaacacttggggggaaGGGCCCTCACTCACAAGTTAACTCGATTGGGATTCTACTGGCCTACCATGCTAGCCGATGCAAAGGCTTATGTGAAGAAAT TATCGGGACAGAGGAAGTTCATTGTGGTAGCTATAGACTACTTCacaaagtggattgaggctaaggAACTAGCCAAGATAACCATCAAACAAATTACCCAATTCTTCTGGGAGAATGTGATATGCCGATTTGGGATCCCATACATCATTGTCATGGATAATGGGCGACAATTTGATAAAACAGAATTCAAAGAGTATTACGATGATAACAACATAGAGCTTCACTTCACCTCAGTTGCATACCCACAAGCAAATGAGCAGGAGGAAGTTGTTAATAGAATCATCCTTGACGGACTTAAGAAAAGGGTAGAGCGCTCAAGGAACACTTGGGCAGATGAGTTGCTGCTTATACTATGGGCATATTGCACTACCTGCAAGGTGACTATTGAAGCTACCCCATTTATGCTGGCTTACGGAGCCGAGGCCGACCCCTCGAGATCACCCATGGATCACCCAGGGTCGAAGCTTATGAACCAAAGACCAACTAAGAAGGCATAA
- the LOC141687788 gene encoding uncharacterized protein LOC141687788, whose protein sequence is MSLAKCPPKSMLQLQNRAGKYIKVEESMKKTAVSNEPAGNKKRKTDQEYDSKDKYPRINKSSDSSSFKNNQQPRFTEYARLNAPGSQIIMEIEKDKEFKWPKSLRGDPEKRDKNRYCRFHKDVGHDIDDYRQLKDKIEYLIRRGKFGRFTKGEEARGQKRDNDLRDDNRRGNDRDRNPHPRGPVINMISGGPTIAGTTRNSRKAYAREVMSMVGEPSKHSKSEMTLEFGDPDLKGLKFTQDDPLVVTPVIGICPLMRVLVDNEASMDILFHDTFIRMGYNDSQTTLSNTPIYGFNHVECKVGGAIQLPVTIRKEPREAI, encoded by the coding sequence ATGTCCCTGGCCAAATGCCCTCCTAAAAGCATGCTCCAGCTCCAGAATAGGGCtggaaagtatatcaaggtggaggaaagtatgaagaagacaGCTGTGAGTAATGAACCCGCTGGAAACAAGAAGCGAAAGACGGATCAGGAGTACGATtccaaggacaagtatcctcgAATTAACAAAAGCTCTGACTCCTCCTCTTTTAAGAATAATCAACAACCGAGGTTCACTGAATATGCAAGGTTGAATGCTCCAGGGAGCCAAATTAttatggaaattgagaaggacaaAGAGTTCAAATGGCCGAAGTCACTAAGGGGAGATCCCGAGAAAAGAGACAAGAATCGATACTGCAGGttccacaaagatgttggtcatgatatTGATGATTATAGGCAACTCAAGGATAAGATTGAGTATTTGATCCGAAGGGGAAAATTCGGAcgtttcaccaagggtgaagaggcTCGAGGCCAAAAAAGAGATAATGACTTAAGAGATGACAATCGAAGGGGTAATGACAGAGATCGTAACCCACATCCCCGAGGGCCAGTAATCAATATGATCTCAGGAGGTCCTACAATAGCTGGGACTACAAGGAACTCTCGAAAAGCTTATGCGCGAGAGGTGATGAGCATGGTTGGAGAACCATCTAAGCATTCTAAGTCAGAGATGACGCTTGAATTTGGTGACCCGGACCTTAAAGGTTTGAAATTTACTCAGGATGATCCTTTGGTTGTCACTCCGGTAATTGGAATTTGTCCTCTTATGAGGGTCCTAGTGGATAATGAAGCTTCCATGGATATTCTTTTCCATGACACATTCATAAGGATGGGCTACAATGATTCTCAAACAACTCTATCTAACACACCCATCTACGGGTTTAACCACGTAGAATGCAAAGTCGGAGGAGCAATACAACTTCCCGTAACTATCAGGAAAGAGCCCAGAGAGGCCATATAG
- the LOC141687835 gene encoding uncharacterized protein LOC141687835 codes for MTLKEYWVLHFDGASKTKSCGVGLILQSPDGFMIEYALKLDFQTMNNEAEYKTLIADLGLARATRDENLKVCGDSRLVVAQFNGEFEAKEDTMVKYLRVVKEIMTQFDEWYAEHVPREENTIDDALSQFFSSEIENYLRSIYFRVLKTSTIHDINLIEPVGVASY; via the coding sequence ATGACTctgaaagagtattgggttctccattttgatGGAGCGTCCAAAACAAAATCTTGTGGTGTAGGTCTAAtcttgcaaagccctgatgggttcatGATTGAGTATGCTTTAAAGTTGGACTTCCAAACTATGAATAACGAAGCAGAATACAAAACATTAATAGCCGActtaggcttggctagagccACGAGGGACGAAAATCTGAAGGTCTGTGGAGATTCAAGACTTGTAGTTGCTCAATTTAATGGAGAATTTGAGGCCAAAGAAGATACTATGGTTAAGTACCTGAGAGTCGTGAAGGAAATAATGACTCAATTTGATGAATGGTACGCGGAACATGTTCCGAGGGAGGAGAACACTATAGATGATGCCCTATCCCAGTTTTTCTCATCCGAAATTGAGAACTATCTGAGAAGTATCTACTTTCGGGTCCTTAAGACCTCTACTATACATGACATTAATCTGATAGAACCGGTTGGTGTAGCAAGTTATTAG